The following proteins come from a genomic window of Micromonospora zamorensis:
- a CDS encoding amino acid-binding protein gives MLLRVRVTLPDRPGTLGQVARTLGVSGADIVQVVVLERLGGRAVDDFTVVWPGAARVERLLAGLAAIPGVRVDGVWRAIGAPTTTGQDAELLAQVAANPADGLATLVDAVPGLLAADWAVAAVVPVDWASRTGGGGATVGHASWRAPVPLRLPEVTPLRGRSMTTPDGTHHAVAPFGRAGLVLVVAREHSETLSAAAFHSTEVDRLTQLVRACAVILGDRLDLVGAPPVVASP, from the coding sequence ATGTTGCTGCGAGTTCGGGTCACCCTGCCGGACCGTCCAGGCACGCTCGGCCAGGTCGCCCGCACGCTGGGCGTCTCCGGCGCGGACATCGTCCAGGTGGTGGTCCTCGAACGCCTCGGCGGGCGCGCGGTGGACGACTTCACGGTGGTGTGGCCGGGCGCGGCGCGGGTGGAGCGGCTGCTGGCCGGTCTCGCGGCGATCCCCGGCGTGCGGGTGGACGGCGTGTGGCGGGCGATCGGCGCGCCCACCACCACCGGGCAGGACGCGGAGCTGCTGGCGCAGGTCGCGGCCAACCCGGCCGACGGGCTCGCCACCCTGGTCGACGCGGTTCCCGGGCTGCTGGCAGCCGACTGGGCCGTCGCCGCCGTGGTGCCTGTCGACTGGGCCTCGCGGACCGGGGGCGGCGGGGCGACCGTGGGGCACGCGAGCTGGCGTGCACCCGTACCCCTGCGGTTGCCGGAGGTGACCCCGCTGCGCGGTCGGTCGATGACCACGCCCGACGGCACGCACCACGCGGTCGCGCCGTTCGGACGGGCGGGCCTGGTGCTGGTGGTGGCCCGCGAGCACAGCGAGACCCTCTCCGCCGCCGCGTTCCACAGCACCGAGGTGGATCGTCTCACCCAGCTCGTCCGGGCCTGCGCGGTGATCCTCGGTGACCGGCTCGACCTGGTCGGCGCGCCCCCGGTGGTCGCCAGCCCCTGA
- a CDS encoding LacI family DNA-binding transcriptional regulator: MTTQRTRSLGRPTLDAVAARAGVGRGTVSRVVNGSPQVSPEARAAVQQAIAELGYVPNRAARALVTQRTDSVALVVSESGERVFTEPFFASIVRGISSALLETPMQLWLAMAQSPVERERVEHHLTNQHVDGVLLLSLHDSDPLPTLLEERGLPAVLGGRPARMLQPGAQPAWFVDVDNVGGARQAVEYLTGLGRRRIGTIAGPQDMGAGLARLAGYTEAVKATGGGVNPDLIAYGDFSEGSGAAAMRRLLDSCPDLDAVFVASDLMAFGALRTLREAGRRVPEDVAVIGFDDATIAKQAEPPLTTVFQPVEEMGRQMARLLVARIRGDDLPAPHILLDTQLIHRASA; the protein is encoded by the coding sequence ATGACAACGCAGCGCACCCGGTCGCTCGGGCGCCCGACCCTCGACGCGGTCGCGGCGCGTGCCGGCGTCGGCCGGGGCACGGTCTCCCGCGTGGTCAACGGCTCGCCCCAGGTCAGCCCGGAGGCCCGGGCCGCGGTCCAACAGGCCATCGCCGAGCTGGGGTACGTGCCGAACCGGGCTGCCCGTGCGCTCGTCACCCAGCGCACCGACTCCGTCGCCCTGGTGGTGTCCGAGTCCGGCGAGCGGGTCTTCACCGAGCCGTTCTTCGCCTCGATCGTGCGGGGCATCAGCTCCGCGCTGCTGGAGACGCCGATGCAGCTCTGGCTGGCCATGGCGCAGTCGCCGGTCGAGCGGGAGCGGGTCGAGCACCACCTGACCAACCAGCACGTCGACGGCGTACTGCTGCTGTCGTTGCACGACTCCGACCCGCTGCCGACGCTGCTGGAGGAGCGCGGCCTGCCCGCCGTGCTCGGCGGTCGGCCCGCCCGGATGCTGCAACCCGGCGCCCAGCCGGCCTGGTTCGTCGACGTGGACAACGTTGGCGGGGCTCGGCAGGCGGTGGAATACCTGACCGGGTTGGGGCGCCGACGCATCGGCACCATCGCCGGGCCACAGGACATGGGCGCCGGCCTGGCCCGCCTGGCCGGCTACACCGAGGCGGTCAAGGCCACCGGGGGCGGCGTCAACCCCGACCTGATCGCGTACGGCGACTTCAGCGAGGGCAGCGGCGCGGCCGCCATGCGCCGGCTACTGGACTCCTGCCCGGACCTGGACGCGGTCTTCGTGGCGTCCGACCTCATGGCGTTCGGCGCGCTGCGTACCCTGCGCGAGGCCGGCCGGCGCGTGCCCGAGGACGTCGCGGTGATCGGCTTCGACGACGCGACGATCGCCAAACAGGCCGAGCCGCCGCTGACCACCGTCTTCCAACCGGTGGAGGAGATGGGTCGACAGATGGCCCGCCTGCTGGTCGCCCGCATCCGAGGCGACGACCTCCCGGCCCCGCACATCCTCCTGGACACCCAGCTGATCCACCGCGCCAGCGCCTGA
- a CDS encoding GH1 family beta-glucosidase, with translation MSNPASPPAVDVLDERPGLTFPPGFLWGAATAAYQIEGAAAVDGRTPSIWDTFSHTEGRVVAGHTGDVACDHYHRLGDDVALMAELGLKSYRFSVSWPRVQPGGTGAANPQGLDFYRRLVDELLANGIEPWLTLYHWDLPQPLEDAGGWPARDTAARFADYTTLLADALGDRVRYWTTLNEPWCSAFLGYGSGVHAPGRTNGADAVRAGHHLMLGHGLSVQALRAARPTAEVGVTVNLYPVDPASDTPADSDAARRIDGLANRFFLDPLLRGSYPEDLVADLRTVTDFGHVRDGDLATISTPLDLVGVNYYSRHVVAASTEGVATDSAPSCWPGSEDVRFVTRGVPVTDMGWEIDAPGLTETLRRVHDYTDLPLYVTENGSAFVDSVVDGEVDDVDRLAYFDAHLRAAHEAINDGVPLRGYFAWSLMDNFEWAWGYTKRFGMIHVDYDSQARTPKSSAKWYASVIRRNGLAAQ, from the coding sequence GTGAGCAACCCCGCCAGCCCACCCGCCGTCGACGTCCTCGACGAGCGCCCCGGGCTGACCTTTCCACCCGGATTCCTCTGGGGGGCCGCGACTGCGGCGTACCAGATCGAGGGGGCGGCGGCCGTGGACGGCCGCACTCCGTCGATCTGGGACACCTTCAGCCACACCGAGGGTCGGGTCGTCGCCGGGCACACCGGGGACGTCGCGTGCGACCACTACCACCGGCTCGGCGACGACGTCGCGCTGATGGCGGAGCTCGGCCTCAAGTCGTACCGTTTCTCGGTCTCCTGGCCCCGGGTGCAGCCCGGCGGCACGGGCGCGGCCAACCCGCAGGGCCTGGACTTCTACCGGCGGCTGGTCGACGAACTGTTGGCCAACGGCATCGAGCCGTGGCTCACCCTGTACCACTGGGACCTGCCGCAGCCGCTGGAAGATGCCGGCGGCTGGCCGGCCCGGGACACCGCGGCCCGCTTCGCCGACTACACGACGCTGCTGGCCGACGCGCTCGGTGACCGGGTGCGTTACTGGACCACGCTGAACGAGCCGTGGTGCTCCGCGTTCCTCGGCTACGGCTCCGGTGTGCACGCCCCCGGCCGCACCAACGGGGCGGACGCGGTTCGCGCCGGGCACCACCTGATGCTCGGTCACGGCCTGTCCGTGCAGGCGTTGCGGGCTGCCCGGCCGACCGCCGAGGTGGGCGTGACCGTCAACCTCTACCCGGTCGACCCGGCCAGCGACACCCCTGCTGACTCCGACGCCGCCCGGCGGATCGACGGGCTGGCCAACCGGTTCTTCCTGGACCCGCTGCTGCGCGGGTCGTACCCGGAGGACCTGGTGGCCGACCTGCGTACGGTGACCGACTTCGGCCACGTGCGCGACGGCGACCTGGCGACCATCTCCACGCCGCTGGACCTGGTCGGGGTCAACTACTACAGCCGGCACGTGGTCGCCGCATCGACCGAGGGTGTCGCGACCGACAGTGCTCCCTCGTGCTGGCCGGGCAGCGAGGACGTACGGTTCGTCACCCGGGGCGTCCCGGTCACCGACATGGGCTGGGAGATCGACGCCCCGGGCCTGACCGAGACGCTGCGGCGGGTGCACGACTACACCGACCTGCCGCTCTACGTCACCGAGAACGGGTCCGCGTTCGTCGACTCGGTGGTCGACGGGGAGGTCGACGACGTCGACCGGCTGGCCTACTTCGACGCGCATCTGCGCGCCGCGCACGAGGCGATCAACGACGGAGTTCCCCTGCGGGGATACTTTGCCTGGTCGTTGATGGATAATTTCGAATGGGCCTGGGGTTACACCAAGCGGTTCGGCATGATCCACGTCGACTACGACAGCCAGGCCCGCACCCCCAAGTCCAGCGCCAAGTGGTACGCCTCGGTGATCCGGCGCAACGGTCTGGCCGCACAATAG
- a CDS encoding carbohydrate ABC transporter permease yields MSLSATTAPPSPAAPPSPDLPSRQRRGRLLNRLDVKYSPYLYIAPFFLIFGAFGLYPMVRTAWMSLHDWDMIGDHSFIGFDNYTRLFSDEYFWNALVNTFGIFAMSTIPQLLLALFLANLLNRTFLRAKTFFRMAIFMPNVVSVAAVAIVFGMLFQREFGLFNWLLSFVGVDPVDWDGQRWSSWFAISSMVNWRWTGYNTLILLAGMQAIPKDLYEAAEIDGAGPWRQFWQITLPMLKPTFTFVVILSTIGGMQLFTEPLLFANGNILGGSQREFQTLAMYMYEMGIANLNTAGYGAAVAWAIFMIIVVVSLVNFLLVRRSAK; encoded by the coding sequence ATGAGCCTGTCGGCCACGACGGCACCGCCGTCGCCAGCAGCACCGCCTTCTCCCGATCTCCCTTCCCGGCAGCGCCGGGGAAGGCTACTCAACCGCCTCGATGTCAAGTACTCGCCGTACCTCTACATCGCCCCGTTCTTCCTGATCTTCGGTGCGTTCGGGCTGTACCCGATGGTGCGTACCGCCTGGATGTCTCTGCACGACTGGGACATGATCGGCGATCACTCGTTCATCGGCTTCGACAACTACACCCGGCTGTTCTCCGACGAGTACTTCTGGAACGCGCTGGTCAACACGTTCGGCATCTTCGCCATGTCGACCATCCCGCAGCTGTTGCTCGCCCTCTTCCTGGCGAACCTGCTCAACCGGACCTTCCTGCGCGCCAAGACCTTCTTCCGGATGGCCATCTTCATGCCGAACGTGGTGTCGGTGGCCGCGGTCGCGATCGTCTTCGGGATGCTGTTCCAGCGGGAGTTCGGCCTGTTCAACTGGCTGCTCAGTTTCGTCGGTGTCGACCCGGTCGACTGGGACGGGCAGCGGTGGAGCTCGTGGTTCGCCATCTCATCGATGGTCAACTGGCGGTGGACCGGTTACAACACCCTGATCCTGCTCGCCGGCATGCAGGCGATCCCGAAGGACCTCTACGAGGCTGCGGAGATCGACGGCGCCGGCCCGTGGCGGCAGTTCTGGCAGATCACCCTGCCCATGCTCAAGCCCACCTTCACCTTCGTGGTCATCCTGTCCACGATCGGCGGCATGCAGCTCTTCACCGAGCCGCTGCTCTTCGCCAACGGCAACATTCTCGGCGGCAGCCAGCGGGAGTTCCAGACGCTGGCCATGTACATGTACGAGATGGGCATCGCGAACCTGAACACCGCCGGCTACGGAGCCGCGGTCGCCTGGGCCATCTTCATGATCATCGTCGTGGTGTCGCTGGTCAACTTCCTACTCGTCCGCCGCTCGGCGAAGTGA
- a CDS encoding phosphotransferase family protein has translation MSDPAIDALRPEAVPGSPTGLALDRLADYLAQHRPELAVGPLRANLIAGGKSNLTYLLRLGDREVVLRRPPLGHVLATAHDMAREFRVISALAPTEVPVPGALLLCTDPEVIGAPFYLMERMPGEVFRTRAQTDPLGDERRRALAMAMMDTLAALHSVEPSSVGLSDFGRPEGYLARQVRRWGGQLDRSRSRDLPGIDELRDLLAATAPEGANAGRIVHGDYRLDNLLASADPVAVHAVLDWEMATLGDPLADLGLLLTYWEVLGGSDTADGNPVADGLGPRAGFPTGAELIDRYAGRSDVDVGPLHWHVALGCFKLAVICEGIHYRHTLGQTLGEGFDRIGEMVAPLVAHGLTAARER, from the coding sequence ATGAGTGATCCGGCCATCGATGCGTTGCGGCCGGAGGCCGTCCCAGGCTCCCCCACCGGGCTCGCCCTGGACCGACTCGCCGACTATCTGGCCCAGCACCGACCCGAGTTGGCCGTCGGGCCACTGCGCGCCAACCTGATCGCGGGCGGCAAGTCCAACCTCACCTACCTGCTGCGACTCGGCGACCGGGAGGTCGTGCTGCGCCGCCCGCCGCTGGGGCACGTGCTGGCGACCGCGCACGACATGGCCCGGGAGTTCCGGGTCATCTCGGCGCTGGCGCCGACCGAGGTGCCGGTGCCCGGCGCGCTGCTGCTCTGCACCGACCCGGAGGTGATCGGCGCGCCGTTCTACCTCATGGAGCGGATGCCCGGTGAGGTGTTCCGCACCCGCGCACAGACCGACCCGCTGGGCGACGAGCGACGCCGCGCCCTCGCCATGGCGATGATGGACACTCTCGCCGCGCTGCACAGCGTCGAGCCGTCCTCGGTGGGGCTGAGCGACTTCGGCCGCCCGGAGGGCTACCTGGCCCGGCAGGTCCGCCGCTGGGGTGGGCAGCTCGACCGCTCGCGCAGCCGTGATCTGCCCGGCATCGACGAGCTGCGTGACCTGCTGGCGGCCACCGCCCCGGAGGGCGCGAACGCCGGCCGGATCGTGCACGGCGACTACCGACTGGACAATCTTCTCGCCTCGGCCGACCCGGTGGCCGTGCACGCCGTCCTCGACTGGGAGATGGCCACCCTCGGCGACCCCCTCGCCGATCTGGGGCTGCTCCTGACGTACTGGGAGGTGCTCGGCGGCAGCGACACGGCCGACGGCAACCCGGTCGCCGACGGGCTCGGGCCGCGCGCCGGCTTCCCCACCGGCGCCGAGCTGATCGACCGGTACGCGGGGCGCAGCGACGTGGACGTCGGGCCGCTGCACTGGCACGTGGCACTCGGCTGTTTCAAGCTCGCGGTCATCTGCGAGGGCATCCACTACCGCCACACGCTCGGGCAGACGCTCGGCGAGGGCTTCGACCGGATCGGCGAGATGGTGGCACCGCTGGTCGCACACGGGCTGACCGCCGCCAGGGAGCGGTGA
- a CDS encoding ABC transporter substrate-binding protein yields the protein MSVTTRRTRLAAAALAAITAIGGLAACGNDDDKPAAGEKPAKLVVDTFGEMGYDELVKQYEKDTGIKVELRKTAQLAEYRPKLVRYLATGKGAADVTALEEGILNEFKPNARNWADLTPLVADHSKEYLPWKWELGKAPDGRLIGLPTDVGSLAVCYRKDLFQAAGLPTERDQVSALWSDWNGFHEAGRKYKQGSGGKAFIDSITAVSNGVMFQGNGDLFYDKEDNIIADTSPAVKNAWDTATSMADISAKAQTWSPEWSGGFKQGTFAATFCPSWMLGIVTENSGPANKGKWDVASVPGGGGNWGGSWLAVPAQSKYPKEAAKLAEYLTNAKSQVEAFKAKGPLPTNLEALKNDAFISYTNEYFSNAPTGKIFGESVAKIQPTHLGPKHQAIKENALEPALRAFESGQADKAKAWEQFTKDAKTQGAF from the coding sequence ATGAGTGTCACCACGCGGCGTACCCGCCTGGCGGCCGCTGCCCTGGCCGCGATCACCGCTATCGGCGGTCTCGCAGCCTGCGGCAACGACGACGACAAGCCGGCGGCCGGCGAGAAGCCAGCCAAGCTGGTCGTCGACACCTTCGGCGAGATGGGCTACGACGAGCTCGTCAAGCAGTACGAGAAGGACACCGGCATCAAGGTCGAGCTGCGCAAGACCGCGCAGCTCGCCGAGTACCGGCCGAAGCTGGTCCGCTACCTGGCCACCGGCAAGGGTGCGGCGGACGTCACCGCCCTGGAAGAGGGCATCCTCAACGAGTTCAAGCCCAACGCGCGCAACTGGGCCGATCTCACCCCGCTGGTTGCCGACCACTCGAAGGAATACCTGCCCTGGAAGTGGGAGCTGGGCAAGGCGCCCGACGGCCGGCTGATCGGCCTGCCGACCGACGTCGGTAGTCTCGCCGTCTGCTACCGCAAGGACCTGTTCCAGGCTGCCGGCCTGCCCACCGAGCGCGACCAGGTGTCGGCGCTCTGGTCGGACTGGAACGGCTTCCACGAGGCCGGCCGGAAGTACAAGCAGGGCAGCGGCGGCAAGGCGTTCATCGACTCGATCACCGCCGTCTCCAACGGCGTGATGTTCCAGGGCAACGGTGACCTGTTCTACGACAAGGAAGACAACATCATCGCGGACACCAGCCCCGCGGTGAAGAACGCCTGGGACACCGCCACCTCGATGGCGGACATCTCCGCCAAGGCGCAGACCTGGTCGCCGGAGTGGTCCGGTGGCTTCAAGCAGGGCACCTTCGCGGCGACCTTCTGCCCGTCCTGGATGCTCGGCATCGTCACGGAGAACTCCGGTCCGGCCAACAAGGGCAAGTGGGACGTGGCGTCCGTGCCGGGCGGCGGCGGTAACTGGGGCGGCTCGTGGCTCGCGGTTCCGGCGCAGAGCAAGTACCCGAAGGAGGCGGCGAAGCTCGCCGAGTACCTGACCAACGCGAAGAGCCAGGTGGAGGCCTTCAAGGCCAAGGGCCCGCTGCCCACCAACCTGGAGGCGCTGAAGAACGACGCGTTCATCAGCTACACCAACGAGTACTTCAGCAACGCGCCGACCGGCAAGATCTTCGGGGAGAGCGTCGCCAAGATCCAGCCGACCCACCTGGGCCCGAAGCACCAGGCGATCAAGGAGAACGCACTCGAGCCGGCCCTGCGGGCGTTCGAGAGCGGGCAGGCCGACAAGGCGAAGGCCTGGGAGCAGTTCACGAAGGACGCCAAGACTCAGGGTGCCTTCTGA
- a CDS encoding acyl-CoA dehydrogenase family protein translates to MDFSYDSRTEELRGELTRFLTEHVYPAEAVHAEQVATGDPWSRTPVLAELKAEARKRGLWNLFLPDPRYGAGLTNLQYAPLAELTGRSPHLAPEAVNCAAPDTGNMELLAEFGSEAQQKRWLMPLLEGEIRSAFCMTEPDVASSDATNIATRITRDGDEYVINGRKWWSSGAMDPRCEIFIVMGKTDPDADRHRQQSMVLVPRDTPGVNVRRGMSVFGYTDGSHGGHAEIDFTDVRVPAENLIGAEGTGFAIAQARLGPGRIHHCMRLIGMAERALELLCKRALERVAFGRPLAEQGVVREWIAESRVRIEQARLLVLKTAWLMDTVGNKGAHTEIQAIKIGTPAMAEWVIDKAIQGYGGAGVSQDTPLAALWAQTRTLRLADGPDEVHRNSLAKRELRRWAP, encoded by the coding sequence ATGGACTTCTCATACGACAGCCGGACCGAGGAACTACGCGGCGAGCTGACCCGATTCCTGACCGAGCACGTCTACCCGGCCGAGGCCGTGCACGCCGAGCAGGTCGCCACCGGTGACCCGTGGTCGCGTACCCCGGTGTTGGCCGAGCTGAAGGCGGAGGCCCGCAAACGCGGCCTGTGGAACCTGTTCCTCCCCGACCCGCGCTACGGCGCCGGCCTGACCAACCTCCAGTACGCGCCGCTGGCCGAGTTGACCGGGCGCAGCCCGCACCTGGCGCCGGAGGCGGTCAACTGCGCGGCACCGGACACCGGCAACATGGAGCTGCTGGCCGAGTTCGGCTCGGAAGCGCAGCAGAAGCGCTGGCTGATGCCGCTGCTGGAGGGCGAGATCCGTTCCGCGTTCTGCATGACCGAGCCGGACGTGGCATCCTCCGACGCCACCAACATCGCCACCCGGATCACCCGCGACGGCGACGAGTACGTGATCAACGGGCGCAAGTGGTGGTCGTCCGGCGCGATGGACCCGCGCTGCGAGATCTTCATCGTGATGGGCAAGACCGACCCGGACGCCGACCGGCACCGCCAGCAGAGCATGGTGCTGGTCCCCCGGGACACCCCCGGGGTGAACGTCCGTCGGGGCATGAGCGTCTTCGGCTACACCGACGGCTCACACGGTGGGCACGCCGAGATCGACTTCACCGATGTCCGGGTGCCCGCGGAGAACCTGATCGGCGCCGAGGGCACCGGCTTCGCCATCGCCCAGGCCCGGCTGGGTCCCGGCCGGATCCACCACTGCATGCGATTGATCGGAATGGCTGAGCGGGCATTGGAACTGCTCTGCAAGCGGGCGCTCGAGCGGGTCGCGTTCGGCCGACCGCTGGCCGAGCAGGGCGTGGTCCGGGAGTGGATCGCCGAGTCACGGGTGCGCATCGAGCAGGCCCGGTTGCTGGTGCTCAAGACGGCCTGGCTGATGGACACCGTCGGCAACAAGGGCGCGCACACCGAGATCCAGGCCATCAAGATCGGCACCCCGGCGATGGCGGAGTGGGTGATCGACAAGGCCATCCAGGGGTACGGCGGCGCCGGCGTCAGCCAGGACACGCCACTGGCCGCCCTGTGGGCGCAGACCCGCACCCTGCGCCTGGCCGACGGCCCCGACGAGGTCCACCGCAACTCCCTCGCCAAGCGGGAACTCCGCCGCTGGGCCCCGTAA
- a CDS encoding carbohydrate ABC transporter permease, with the protein MISASQRLWRTSPLTYVALILAALLSIYPFYYMLVIGSRSLDNINDVPPPLTPGGAFGDNFGRVLDNDAANFLTGMMNSIIVSSVVTLSVVLTGSLAGFAFAKLKFRGSNALLLAIIVTMMIPTQMGLIPLWSMMQDLGWYDTLYAVTVPFLVSAFGVFMMRQYASQAISDELIEAGRVDGASTFRIYWSIVLPALRPAAGVLGLLTFMETWNSFIWPYAILTPENPTLQVSLSFLSYAYYTDYSQVFAATAIGTIPLVLVFLVFGRQIIGGIMEGAVKS; encoded by the coding sequence ATGATCTCGGCTTCCCAGCGCCTGTGGCGCACCAGCCCGCTGACCTACGTGGCGCTCATCCTGGCGGCACTGCTGTCGATCTACCCGTTCTACTACATGCTGGTGATCGGCAGTCGCAGCCTGGACAACATCAACGACGTGCCGCCGCCGCTCACCCCGGGCGGGGCGTTCGGTGACAACTTCGGGCGAGTGCTCGACAACGACGCCGCCAACTTCCTCACCGGCATGATGAACTCGATCATCGTCTCCTCGGTGGTCACCCTGTCGGTGGTGCTCACCGGTTCACTGGCCGGGTTCGCCTTCGCCAAGCTGAAGTTCCGGGGCAGCAACGCTCTTCTGCTGGCGATCATCGTCACCATGATGATCCCGACCCAGATGGGCCTCATCCCGCTCTGGTCCATGATGCAGGACCTGGGGTGGTACGACACCCTCTACGCGGTCACCGTGCCGTTCCTGGTCAGCGCCTTCGGCGTGTTCATGATGCGGCAGTACGCCAGCCAGGCCATCTCCGACGAGCTGATCGAGGCCGGCCGCGTCGACGGGGCGAGCACGTTCCGGATCTACTGGAGCATCGTGCTGCCCGCGCTACGTCCCGCCGCCGGCGTGCTCGGTCTGCTGACCTTCATGGAGACCTGGAACTCGTTCATCTGGCCGTACGCCATCCTCACCCCGGAGAACCCGACCCTCCAGGTCTCGCTCTCCTTCCTCTCGTACGCCTACTACACCGACTACTCCCAGGTGTTCGCCGCCACGGCGATCGGCACCATCCCCCTCGTGCTCGTCTTTCTCGTGTTCGGCCGCCAGATCATCGGCGGGATCATGGAAGGTGCCGTCAAGTCGTGA